From Manihot esculenta cultivar AM560-2 chromosome 18, M.esculenta_v8, whole genome shotgun sequence:
GGACAGTTTTTGCCCTCATCATTCGATGTCTAAGTCTCTCTCTGTGTTCTTTCCCAGAATTGCTTCTTAAGGTGAGTCGGAAGTTATTTTCCCCTttgattttcattttcattaccatttgttttgttttgttgtcCTGTATTTTTTTATGGTTAATTACATGGATGTGAAGAGGTTCactttttaaatgattttttcatAAAGTTCATTTAACACGTATTAGAGATTTAGCTTACATCCGAATCCAATCAAAAGGAACAAGTGGGGCTAGTTCCTTTTTTCCCCCTTTTTGCTTTGCTAGTGGAGAGCACATCTTGGAACTGTCGATAAGTAAACTTCTTGTGCTTTTCTGGCAGTTGAGGCCTGAAATAATGTGATTGAATTGCCTAATTTTACTGTTCAAAGCTGTTTTTGGAGTCCTTTTCTAGTTATGTTGGTTCATGGGATCCACTTTAATCTTTTTATGCATACATCCAAAAACTACAAGACAATTGTAGTTGTGTTAACAATATTTTAGTGGGATCAGATTTTGATGCTAACATAAGCCATTAAATTATTCAGcttcaaatttttatataccatttttctttttctgtggtCGGTAATCGAGACAAAAAGTTGTTGTATTCAATTTAGTGGTATCATATCTTGATGATTGTATACCCCGTTAAAATATTGAAGCCCATGTGCCTAATCTCTCCTGTCTATCTATAAATTAGTCATCTAGGAGAGCTAAATTGAATTTTCTATTTCAATAAATTGATTACTGAATGATTTAGTTATTAATGATAGTATTTAAATGGATTGTAATGGCAGAATAATTTTGAATTTCTTGTCAAAATGTCTACTTGTTTGTGTAGAACTTACTGTTGgcaaatttctttaatttaataaGAGGTGTCAAACCGGGCCCCAACGTGAGTAACATTTTTAAGTCACAGGAGACAGGGTCTGCTTAGATGTCAAGGAACAACTTGTTCAGTTAAATGTGGTGTAATTTTACTGTTGTCTTAATCCCAcaatatatgtatttatttaaGGCAATATAATCCTATGTTACACTTTATTGTTGTAATAATGCAATTGGAGTATAAATATAAGATCTAGTGTGAATAATTACTTggacaatattttttatttgttctgGAAAATCACTAAAGCTGCAGTGCAACTTTGATTATGCTGAGTGACTAATTTGAGTTTGATTGTCCCGACTCCGACTGACTTAAAAgctattattttgtttttttgtttaaGGTCACATGCCCCTTATCATCGTATTTTCAATGCCTTACTTATTTATTCAGTTGATGTTACTCGAATTGTTTTTGTTATCTTTGAATTAGCAGCGAGTCATGTTATCAGTTTATTCCAGACACAACAGGCCGGTTACGTTTTAGAAAATCTCCTCGACCAGTAGTTTTTTTCTTGAGTTTACATAATTAAGAATTAACAGTAGGACGAAAATATTTGATTTCACTTTTTGGTTGTTTTACTGaaaaatatttgtatttatatctcatttttatttataggcGTGCATCGGATGAGACAATCTTTTCTTCTTTCAATTAATCCTCTTGTTTGACTTTGTTGCTGTAAGAATTTTATCTAGATGAGAACACGTTGTCATGTTTACATTTGGTACTTTCTTAGAGCTATAGAGATTGACTTTTAGTTTCTAAAATGACAAGCATAGCATTATCATCTTCATCAGCAGCTGCATCATATAATTGTCGTATCTATTTGGTTTTAGAACCAAGATCATGATGTTACTTCAACTTTTGAAGTTATTCTATGATGAATGATTTCTGCAATCTGCACTCAGGGTTATGGAGGATGGGACTAATGACTCTGTACCCAATCTTACTGCATCATTTAGTCGGGCAAGCAGTTCGGGATCTTCACTGAGGAGGCGCTCCTTAAGTTTATCACACACTGTAATAGACGATGATACTGAAAGTGAAAATGTTTCAGAGGCAGGTGATATTGGGGACAGGGCTCTTCATAGCAAGAGGCACAGTGAGAGTAGCAGCGTCCGGTTTTCCCTTGATAACGCTTTAGAGAATGGACTCGTGTTTCCCATCAGAGATGACAATTTATTGCAATCACATGGGATGCTGTCACACAATTCCACAACTTCGAATACAGCGTTCCCTCAACAAGTGCCAGAAGAAAACATATCTCCTCTTTCCACGGATGCAATGGTGTGCTCTAATGACCAAAAAAAAGTGAGCTTTCTACTAATCACTTACCTTGATTTTTTCTGTTGATGATTAGAGTCAATTGGTTGTGTTGTTTATGATACATACTACACCATAGTAATCATTCAAGTGTTTTCTGTTCAGATTATATGAGTAGCTAAATTTTGGTCTTTCTTCTATGTGCAGGAAAAAGAGACGGCGCTAGTTTTGTCCCCAGTATTGGAATATGTATCATGTCTTGTTTATCTATCTGTTTTTGGTATTCTTGGGGTAATATGCTTTACATTTTACTCTCTTACTTTTTCTATATCGGCACTAGTGAATAGTTAACTTaatgccaaaaaaaaaatttgtagtTTTTTTCCCCTATTGTTTCCATGAAGTATCTGCCTATATGTTATTGGTGATTATTGAGGTGGAACCCAtaaaatgtgcaaagggattgtaacataaaatgtaaatttcaattttcaacaGATGACACAGCTCTAAATAGAAGTTCCGCagtgtttttaaatgttttcaaATAATCAAGTTTGAGTTTATGTCTGTCCTCATCCCTTGTCCGTTTCGCTGTTTCAGCTTGGTCGTTGCTTTCTCCTAATATGTGTTGTCTTGATCTTGCTTCCTatcatgttttattttttactttctttCTATTTTAGCCTATAGTTCTCCGTGATCTGCCTTGGTCGCTACTCCATCAGCCAAGATCGTTCAAAGCTAAAATATTTGTATTGTTCATTTTCCAATGAATGCAGTATCTCATCAGGTTCTAACTGAAAGGGTGGATGCCCATTCATCCTGTACATGCTCTTCAATGTCTAATTGTCTATTTCTGATCAGGTAGTGTAGAATGGCAGTAACAATGACTACGAGGTTTATATCTTTTCTACCATACATGAATTTCAGCGGCTAGGATAATGTGTCATAATCCAATGGGAAAGTTCACTTTAAGGCTTATTCATCCAATCAATGCAGTATCTCATCAGGTTCTAACTGAAAGTTCATTTTCCAATTTATTGTCAGAGGGCCCACTAACTTTTAGGTGCAGATTATTAAGGGATTTAGTTATTCAAGAAAAATAATTGTTTTCAGAATAGTATAGattcttataaattattttaaaatagtataattaattttttttcttagacTTCTTGTGAATCGTAATATTGACATAGTATCAGATTAATCATGGTTAATCTGGACCTTCAATCATGATGAATTCGTATTAGTGTCCATTGAAGTAGAGAGTTTTTCTTGGATGATGCTTAATCCTGGGAGGGTGTCAATGTCATTGAACTTTCGAAATTTTTAGTGCTCAGACCATTGCACAAGTAAATTAATGAATCGTTTCACTTATCCAAAAGCAACTTTGATTTAGcttattattgataattttttgtGAAAGAATCTCATATGCTTTATTGGGTTATATAGAAATAGTGCTTTCTCAGAGAGAACTCAGAAATCTATTTGTCTCTAGGGTAGTTTTTGCATATTAGTCATCGAGATACTCTGTTAATAGGGTTAGCACCAGAGGTTTAGTCTGAAAATTTGTGCTATCAGGATCTCTCGCTAAATGAATTATAATTGTCATCTCAAATTCACTTTTTTCTCTTGAATCCTTGTTTTAGTTTAGATAATTGAATGAATATAAGACATCTATTTTTACGTTTATTTTTCTTCCACATGATATATAGGCGATATAgatgaatattttatatatgtggTGGACATTTATTGCTGTTTGTTGAGTTCTCTCATGTGCTTTGAATGGTTCAGTTTGTAGCATGTATTGCACAGCACGGCCTACAAATGAAAATTGTCTTTGGAAAATAAACTATTGTTTCAAATTTTCTCTTCCCTTATAACTTTGCTTTTGTATTTTCGTTTAATTTTAGTGAGAGAGTGCCCCCAATTTAGCTACGTATTGATCAGTGCAATACTAATGCATACCACATATGATTGCAGGTTTTGACGAGGTACTTACTGCAGAAACTTTTTGGTCCTAGTGTGGCTGGTGTGACAGGTGATCACTACCCTTTATACCTCGACCTTCCTTCCAACATGGTTGGtactctccttctctctctcatgCGCACATATACACGTGTGCACACACACAGCCCATGTGTGAACCTACATTACAAACAGTTCCTCCTTGTCCTTTTTTTCATCTATTTCTAACGACATGCGTCCTCTACCGGTGCTATTCTACATGGTATAAACAGATGCGCCATATCTTTTGTTGGGAGAGTTGTCTAGGATGACTATTATTAATGAAGATGCTAGCTTTGGTCCTAACTGTATTTGCTTCCTTACACGTTTATATTTCTTTCAGATAATGTGAGGTTTTGATTGTTTGAAGTATCTGTAGTCTAGAAATAAGATAATGAATTACTGATAAAATTATCAGAATGTGCATGTGGGCATtccagtatttttttttttttttttttttgaagaaggCATCCAGTAAAAAGTGGAGTTGTTATAAAGTTAATTGTCCGTAATTACTAAAGATCGTAATATCTCCAATTCTGATTTGAAAGTTCGGGGAGAATTGGTTCTTGAGCAATCAACTGAGTTCTAGCGAAGTAAAGAACTATGTGTAGGGTTGACTTGTGAATTTGGCGCTAAACTATGGAGTGGAATTTGTATTTCCAAAGTGGCCTCTCCCTCCAAGAAAAAAAGGAAGAGCTTTAACAATATGTTTGGATAGAGTGAAGTGACCTCCGATTTGGGGAGTTGAAAAAGAGTGTTTATAAGTTTTAAAACTTCCAAAAGTCTTACATTTCTTACAAAACCTTCCTCCCAAACATGATTATTACTCTAAAAACCTTTACTTTACCGTTTGAAATTTCTTTCCAAACACATtgttaatgtatgttatatggTTGCAAAGTCTTGTATTTAATGACAGAGTGTGAGAAATTGTAGTAAAATGTACTTGGTTCTCTTCCCTTCTAATGAAGTGATAGTATCTTCAACTATAAGCATGCAGCAACGAGTCATTGCTAAACCCATGGTTTCTTTACACAAAGGGCATTTAAGAAATTAGAGTGCTGTATTGatgcttttggttcattttttcCCAAATGAAAAACATTTTCCATTCACTTTCCTGCCATCACCTCCACACTGGGATTTTTTTCAGTATAGTAAGTAAAAAACATGCCTCTCATGTAAACTTTATTGTTTAGGTTGGTTCTTTTTTGATGGGATGGTGGGGCGTTGTTTTCAAAGGAGATATAGTCAGTGTGTCTGATCATCTGGCCATTGGATTAACTACTGGATACTTGGGAAGTCTCACAACTTTCAGCGGCTGGAATCAGAAAATGCTTGATCTCATTGTCGATGGCCACTGGGTGTTTGCGCTGGTTGGCTTTCTTCTAGGTAATATGACAGATATGCGTAACTTTTAGGGGTGTTGATAATTTGACTCGGAAACATTTTATGCACTTGAAGATGCGCTTAACAGATTGCTGGATGGTAAAATGAGCTCTTTCTTTGTATATATTTTCAGGCTTGTTCCTTGCAGCCTATTCCATCAAATTTGGCATTGGGACAGCCAAGTGTTTCAAGTTGTTTCTCGAAAgaataaatagaaataaaactaaaattagcAACTGGAGGGTAGACAACCGCAAGCGTCATCTGGCAGTTATGGCAACTTTGGTGCTTATGCTAGGCATGTTATGGAGTGTGAGTGGGACACTGCTGAAGGAGGACTTCAACAGTGGGAGCAGTGGGGCCCAATTATGGTTGGCTTGCTTAGTTGCAGCCCCAGGGGTATGGATCAGGTGGTTCTTGGCACGGCTTAATGGACGTGGATTAGGAAAAACAGGGCATCTAAAATGGGTCCCATTTGGAACTCTAATGGCCAATGTTTCTGCAGCTTGTATCATGGCAGCACTCGCTACTTTGAAGAAAGTGGTAAGTTCTATATCCTTTAAAGAGCACAATCATGGACAAGGTTAATATTGAGGGTtaaccaataaaaaaaaaattgtcatcTGGTTCAGTGCATTGGCATTACGAATGTCTTAATGTGAAACACACAAACCTCTACTGTTTGTTGGGCAGGTGTTCCTTTTCCAATTTCAATGTTactgtattattttttaaagatatttaaaaAGTCTGAAGCTGAATCCTGCAATTGCATCATAGACATTCTGCAAATTAGAATTCTGATTAGTTGAAATCTGGGTGATGCTGCAGGTTCATACCAAGACCTGCAATACCATTTCAACAGCCATACAGTTTGGATTTTTGGGTTGTCTGAGTACAGTTTCAACTTTCATTGCAGAATACAATGCCATGGAAGAAAGTAACAAAAATTGGAGAGCTTATGTTTATGCTCTAATGACAATACTCATATCATTCGGAATGGGGATCCTGATATACTCAGTACCTGTTTGGACAAAGGGATATGAATAACCTATGCTATGGCCAGCTTATTGCTATCTCCCTCATAACTTATGTCAAGTTAAATGGTGCAGAATTTGATTTGTACATGCTGAAGAAGACCCACGTTGCCTCTTGTGCATAGGTGAGTAAGCCTTTCTACAGATTCCAAATATTGTAAAATTCTGCCACTGCAATCTACATCAGCATAGTTTTTTATCATCTCTTAACTGCATATGCAATACCTTGTTAATATCTATCTTGGTCTGGAAAAAAGAGTAGAAatttagaaaatagaaatagataacgattttctaaaattatttttttggtttaTCTGATACTAAAATACATTTTGTTGATCAAtgaataagaaataaaaaaattctagtTGAAAACAGATATCATCGTATTGGTTTTATTTTTTCGGACAcaattgaataataataattttgaaatattatttaaaaaattgaaaattttctttGTATATCAAAGAATGAAAATACACCCACTTCTGgaatttatgtttatatattgcATAATTTTTTAAGGCACAGAACAAACCCTTTGGAGATTGCAATATGGCTACTTCGTCCTAAATTGTTCTCTCTCAACATTGATTTGTAATAATTTTTGTTTAGATCTCATATTAGAATATTTTCAATGATGAGACGGAATCAATTCCACATTACCATAAGTTTTTATTTTGGTTTATTAATTGAACTGGcatttacttatttattcaattagcagatattaatattatagttaattattaaataatttgttaataaaattaaaattaatataaaacaacAAAGTATATTTGTAAgcttatttacttttaaaacttATTCTATGTTGCAGGTTGGATTGTtggatttaaaattgaattaaattaaataaattaaaaattaaaattttagtatttttaaaaattgaatcgaattcaTTTTGGAtggaaatcaatttaaattaaattgatacggttcagtttaatttaatggattggattttttttattttttagatcttatttttaatgttctaaaatttaattgaaaattttgaatgttagttatgatttaatatttttatattattaaaaataatatattattatcactaattaatttggtttgtttttattgattttttttattaaaattaaattgaaataattaaaatttttaaatttaaaaattaaattaaatcaaaattttgaattaatttaatttaattgattttttaaattttgattgccCTTTGCTGATTGTGAAACAAGCTTTTCTAAGCAATGAATTTTATCAACACAAGGTTTAGCTATTAATAATTGATAAATGACTACTTATTATATAAAGAGATATAATTAATAGCAGTAATGATAACGTAATTTTTTAAGATACGATAATTTGTGTGAAATTTAATTGTAAGAAGTTAATTGTACATAAAAATTTAGCGGCCATATATTTACATGATTAATTGATAAAtgattgtttaatttttaaaaactcttAAGATAGTATAATTTAtgtgaaatttaattataagaTTGTATATATTACattgatttttaaattacaaaaattatataGTTCTATTCtagttttaaaagtaaaaaaaaaaagtaaataattatgttttgaaattttatgaataaaataaagataatgGCATATTAGTTATTCgcatattactaattaatagtTTGCATTTCATAGGATATGGATTATTTTAATATGTCAATTAGCTATCTTCAATTgcaagactaaataataatttctctatatataattaattattattattactattatttcgAGCTTCACCCTTTTAGAAAGAACAGGAAGTTTATGCGAGAGCTAAACACAGTGCACTGGGAATATCGAGTTTTATCAATAACTATTACTGTGGAATATTGTTTAGCTTACAATAACAATAATCACCAAACGTTTTGGCCTTGTACTTGGctggattctctccattaacGAGCCAGGGGTGAGGACATATAATGACCTCCGGCGGCGGCTCTAGGAACATCGGCCATGACATTCTTTTTTCCCCTGTTTATTGGTTAATTTATTGCTATATAATGGAATGTACAAACTGTGTGATGATTAACTactgtttttaattaatttctcggTTGAAAGACGgggaatttaatttaatatgactaaatagtaaatattgTTCAACTGAAAATTAAGCTAGATTACAAGTTCTGTTTTAGTGTCCTTATAACGCGGTTTTGAATTTGATTAGATAGCTCAAAGAAGAGAGGCTGTAAAATATGTAAATGAAGGTTATGTTTGGCCATTGTTAGAAAATAGATCATGAGAAGTTAACTTTTAGTGTTAGCCAATGGCTactaaaaattactaaaataattattgttAGCCAATGACTTTTGGATATATAAATAATGCCCTGCACAAAGATTAGCATATTCCATACAAGTATATAATTTCATACTCTTGCAGGCTACTCAATGTCACATCATTTATACATTCAAGAAGCTTCTTGATTCAGTGGCAATTATATTATACGTTATGCATATTAACTAGAAAGATCAAGCCGTTTATTACATCACATTTCCAACCAAAAGCATTAAAACGCACTAGAGATGCCTCACAATTAACCGCAGCAGGAGCCACACGCTGGCAAGGAACCTAACATTTCAGGACAGTTTTGTTTATGTTAAGAATGCTGAATAAACAAATACTTGAATATCCATAAGAATAAACTAAACTAGAGCCAAAACACTTACTATGGTCAATTCCTCGTACATTATCTAAGCCTCGAGGTGGACCACGTGGACCACCGCCATATGGTCCACTTCCAGGCCCACCTGGCCCACCATCCCATTTCTTTCCAGAACCAGATCCTTTCCGGTAATCATTCGACTTTTCCATCTAAGACAGGAAGGCCAACAACAAAACTTTTAGTCTTTTGTACAGCACTATCAACATAGAGAGTTAAGCAAGACAATGATGGGGAATGATGCTATTACCGAGAACATTGTAGCAAAGAACACTCCTATGAAATTTACAATTGCCCAGAAGAAATCAGTTACAGTTTTCAGTCGCCATATTGATCGTTTCGATTTTACAACACCTGAACAACAAGAAATGAACAAAATGTTAGCATTCTCGCAAGAATACACTGCGAGAACCCGCCAAGACAATTGAATTTGTTCCTCTTCACGTCATTTCTTCTCCTTGAATTCCCATGAAAACAAAATCAAAGATGTCCATGCTGCTACCACAGCAATAGACAATTAGCCATAGCTTAAGTTAATATAACTCTTTCATGCAATGCATCACATAATAGTATAATGTCCCAAGCTTCTCATGGATAATCAAACTAGCAAAAACTTTCAGCAACCCATTTTCACAAATAACAATAATACATACAAGCAAACATCGACACACAGAATATAATGCGCAACAAAAAAGAGCAGAAGAATGCTAGCATACAGTTAGTCTGAAAAATTGAACTATGAAACTTTCCAGCATTAGGTATCAATGCAACAATCGCCAGATGTATTTTGAGAAAGGATTTGTAGTGTACACATAGAGAATTACCAATAAATTTCCCTTATTCAAGTATAATATGCTACCACTCTCACCAAACGTGTTATCATCAAACTTAAAATGGATTATACTCAAACTGATCTGACTAGATCAGAAATCATGTAGTCTTGGTACTGATCTAAAACTAAAACTATAGGCGCTGAAAATGTAATCTTCAGACTTGAAATGGTCTATACTCCAACCAATCTGATAAAGATAAAAATCTTTAAGTTATAGGTGCTAATCTAAAACTACATTATACATACAGCAAACAGAAAAGTAGAAGATCTGAAAATGACCTTCTCAGGAAATAATGAGTTCACTGTGCAACAAGTTAACAAAGACCACTTCAACAAACCCAGTACGTAAGTCATTACTGGTTCATTGCTGATAGTTTCCGGAAAAATAAAAGGTAAAAACTACATATGCACCGTCAAGCACAAAAATTCCCATGATGCTGTTATACAAAAAGATTATTTCAAATAACTTTGTCCCTGTGTCTCCATAGGCATGTGTAAGTGAGCTAGAATCATAGAAAGCAGAAGGGAGGTGGAGGAAGGGATAGGCCGATGAATTGTGCTCCAAAACAattttgaaatgcaagaaattcTTCCTAATTGATCACGCTTGTACAAAGGCCCAACATTCCTTCCTACACCACTTAAGAGAGAAATAAGCAGCGCATGTAACTGAAGGAAAAAAAGGGATATGCGGAGCCAACAAAAATCTCAACTTAATCAGCCACAATGACAATCTAGACGGATACAGTTGTTGAATTCTTTGCCTCCACTCTGTTTGGGTTGTAAGCAAATTTTTTTAGGGTATACCTTTTGCATAATTGACAGAAAAGCTTTAACATCAACCTAAATGGCTTTAAAATTTTgcaaatacatatataaattaaacaaCTAAAGACTAAAAACGAAACCATTTCCAGAAcccttaaaataaaaaaagaataaaaaatgtaAATGAATTCAATCAAAAACGGggggaaaaaaaaacaatttcaaTGCAACCCACAAAATCATTAAAACTAAAAAAGCAAAAGGAGAGGAAagcaaaaaaaacaaaatcacATCCAGGTTTAGCAATCCAAATGTAGATGGAACCGAGTACGGAATCAGATATTCAGGATTAATTAAAAAGCAAGCGATTAACACACAAAATTAAACCTATTGTTAGGGTTCTTCTAATTAACCGTTCAATTTGCACCGAGTCAACCTCAATGCTGACTTCCTTAGTTTCCCCAAAGGAATCAAGCGAAACAAAATTCCAGAAAACCAAAGTGCACAATTAAATTCAGTTCATTTTAGGAAAAGATCGAAACAGATTTAAAACCAGGAATATATTACATTAAAAAGCAAAGAAATAAAATTCCATAACCTCGCTCGACGTAAGCCATGAGAGCTAATTTCCAAGGCCTTCTCGTTCCTCTTACAAAGAAAAAAATCCTCTACTCCTCTCGTGGCGTAGTAGTCTCGATGATTCCGAGTGCGGTTGACTTTGATCGGGTAACGCCGTAGTAATTGCGGAACGGTGTCCACGCgtcaaattatcattaaaagcATTTGTAGCTGTAGAATCCGTTATTTCCGTATGCTGTAATGGACACAGCCCAATTAATATGCCACTTCGAGCCTGGCCTTTCTCCTTACACTATGTTTGGGAAGTTTCTCAGgaggaaagaaaataaagaggaaaaattaaggcggaaaaataaataaataaaaatatatttttcattctaaaaaacaataataataaaggtaaaatattaatttttttaaatagtaaaatacctattttatcctttattttaataattaaaataaattattataaaaataaaaatatgattttaattatttactattcactttctcttcaagagaaaattattcataaaattcataatttactttttcaatttatttttctctccttATTTTACTCtccttattttacttttatccaAACGATGGATAGAAATTAATTGTTTATGATTTTGTATTTTGTAAGTCGGCTCATCATTAAATAGCTTACTATTTATCGTAATTGTTTATGTACGAATGAGGCGCGTCCCTCAATAACCCAATGTGCGAggcaaaaatcataaaatattctGACATTATATAggaagatttataatttagtctcttgatattatcattattaacaagtcagtatttatatttttaaaaatttattaaaacgtttttatattttattttcatcaacgaaatcgtccttccgtcctcttttccgttaaaattagataaagaatgaaagaaaaaaatttttaaatctaattttaccctcaaataaaatcttttatttagtttttggatattgttattattaacaagttagtacttatatttttaaaaatatattaaaatgtttttatcttttttcatatatattaaaacgttcttattgctttttttcgtcaataaaatagtctctatcttttctcatatctattaaaatgtctttatcgTTTATTTTCATAACGAAATAGTCtttcctcatcgtttctttcagTCAAATAAatcgtccctccctatattttcaaaaatttattaaaacgtttttatcgtttctgtttatcaataaaatagtctctatcttttctcacatctattaaaacgtccttatcgtttctttttgtcaatgaaatagtccctatcttttattttctcctcctcctcctcttccgaaaaagaagaagaagaagaagaagaaggagaagaagaagaagaagaagagagaagaaaaagaagaaaaaaaataagaaaaagaagaagaaggagaagaagaagaagagaaagaagaaaaagaagaaaaaagaagaaaaagaagaagaataagaagaaggagaagaagaagaagagaaagaagaaaaagaggaaaaagaagcaaaagaagaagaagaagaagaaggagaagaagaagaagaagaagaaaaagaagaagaagaagaataagcagaaggagaaaaagaagcagaagaaggaggaagaattgatgaaaaagaaaaagaaggaggaggaggaagaggaggaggaggaaaataatggggtaatttagtcttttattatatttttaacggcaaaaatagacggaatgactattttgttgacggatttaaaaaataagaatgttttaataggtttctaaaaatacagagattgacttgttaataatggtaatactcatgaactaaattataaatctccctattatataaatatataattttattagtttaattataaaaaatatgagaaaaataaaaaaagaaaaaaaataa
This genomic window contains:
- the LOC110605836 gene encoding uncharacterized protein LOC110605836 isoform X1 gives rise to the protein MEDGTNDSVPNLTASFSRASSSGSSLRRRSLSLSHTVIDDDTESENVSEAGDIGDRALHSKRHSESSSVRFSLDNALENGLVFPIRDDNLLQSHGMLSHNSTTSNTAFPQQVPEENISPLSTDAMVCSNDQKKEKETALVLSPVLEYVSCLVYLSVFGILGVLTRYLLQKLFGPSVAGVTGDHYPLYLDLPSNMVGSFLMGWWGVVFKGDIVSVSDHLAIGLTTGYLGSLTTFSGWNQKMLDLIVDGHWVFALVGFLLGLFLAAYSIKFGIGTAKCFKLFLERINRNKTKISNWRVDNRKRHLAVMATLVLMLGMLWSVSGTLLKEDFNSGSSGAQLWLACLVAAPGVWIRWFLARLNGRGLGKTGHLKWVPFGTLMANVSAACIMAALATLKKVVHTKTCNTISTAIQFGFLGCLSTVSTFIAEYNAMEESNKNWRAYVYALMTILISFGMGILIYSVPVWTKGYE
- the LOC110605836 gene encoding uncharacterized protein LOC110605836 isoform X2, which codes for MEDGTNDSVPNLTASFSRASSSGSSLRRRSLSLSHTVIDDDTESENVSEAGDIGDRALHSKRHSESSSVRFSLDNALENGLVFPIRDDNLLQSHGMLSHNSTTSNTAFPQQVPEENISPLSTDAMVCSNDQKKEKETALVLSPVLEYVSCLVYLSVFGILGVLTRYLLQKLFGPSVAGVTGDHYPLYLDLPSNMVGSFLMGWWGVVFKGDIVSVSDHLAIGLTTGYLGSLTTFSGWNQKMLDLIVDGHWVFALVGFLLGLFLAAYSIKFGIGTAKCFKLFLERINRNKTKISNWRVDNRKRHLAVMATLVLMLGMLWSVSGTLLKEDFNSGSSGAQLWLACLVAAPGVWIRWFLARLNGRGLGKTGHLKWVPFGTLMANVSAACIMAALATLKKVNTMPWKKVTKIGELMFML
- the LOC110606450 gene encoding selenoprotein K-like translates to MAYVERGVVKSKRSIWRLKTVTDFFWAIVNFIGVFFATMFSMEKSNDYRKGSGSGKKWDGGPGGPGSGPYGGGPRGPPRGLDNVRGIDHSSLPACGSCCG